TGTTTGTTGAAGTCACAGAGATGTTTGTCGAAGGCCTTGTTCCAAAAGATTCCATCAAAAACTGGAGGGGCCGCTGGTTTGATATAGGGCAGAGGCTAAGGGTAAAAGTGGTTCAGGCTGATCTTGAGAAAAGGGGAATAACTCTAAATCTAGTTTCCTAACTCCAAAAAAAAAGGGCCTCTCACAACTGAGAAGCCCTCTTACTTTTTATAAATCTCTTTTTAATTATTTGTTTCTTCTTCTAGCTCTTAGTGCAAATGCAAATGCTACAGGTACTAATGGAATAAGTAGGTTTGCAACCGCTGTTCCTAGCTGAACAGTATTTCCAGCTATAGAACATGTACTGCTTGAGCCATTGCCACCACCAGGATTATTTGTTGGAGGATCTGTTTGTGGAGGTCCACCAGTTGGTGTTGGTGCTGGGGTTGCCGTAGGACCTGCAGTAGGTGTTGGTGTAGCTGTTGGGCCCGCTGTTGGGGTCGGTGTTGGGGTTGCAGTTGGTGTAGGAGTTCCGGTAGGCGGCGCCATTACAACAGACTGAACTGCCGCTAGAGCGTCTATGCGTCCGTTACCAGCTCTGAAATCAAAACCGGCTGCTCCAATATCAACTGCTGTGTTTAATATGGCGTTTACTACAGTCTCTGCATTATTGGAAACAAGCTCCGGATTAGAAGCTGCAGCCACCATAACTGCATCTCTGCGTGCTTCTTCAACAAGTGCTGCAACCGCTGCTACATGAGGAGCCGCTGCTGAGGTTCCGAAGAATGTTTCAAATCCATCTGTTGAAGTAGAAACTCCGTCAGGACCTGCAATGTCAGGTTTGTTTAGAAAAATTGACGGCGCCACACTAGTAGATCCGCCTTCAGAGCTTAGCACTGCATCTATTGGATTAATTAATGCTACAGGCCCTTCTGCACTGAACGGTTCAATTGTGTTAGGTGTGTTCCACTCAAACGCTGCGCTTCCAAGGTGCACAGTCGCTGGATGACCAAAGATCGAACCCATTGGGACATTGAACTCATTAACAATTTCATTTCCGTTAAAGTTAATCTCAATTGTTTGAGGGGTTCCGGATAAAAGGGCTACTTCAAGATCTACTTGTCTTGGATTAATAAGACTTGGATTGTCAAAGATAACAATATTTAGCGGATCGCCTGGATTAAATTCAAAACCTAGAGCTAAAATTTCAAAATCCAAACTATCTCTTACCTCTAGACGATATTCACTTGTGGCTGAACCAAATGGCTCACTCCACTGAAGAAAAGCAACAAGCCTTCCTCCTGCTGGAATTGTCATTGTCATACCGACATCGTTTCCTCCACCGGCTACAACTCCAAAGTTATGAAGAGTTTGCGATTCAATAAACCCTCCGTCATCTAAAAACGGAGCTTCATAGTGTTCAAGCCTGTTATTGCCGACAGCAGAAGCAGTGATAATCCCCAGATCATTGGCATCCTCATATTTTTGTGCCAAAGAGCCGTGCTGGAAATATGGCTGGGTTAGGTATCCAAGGTCATCGACTATGATATCTACGCCATTATCGATAAAGAAATCTATAGCTGCAAGAAAATCTAAAGTTGTAGTAAATCCTGTATGAAAATAAAGCTCAGCACCGGGCGCAACATCAGTTACAATTTCGAGCATAGCCGTTCCTTCGTTACCCTCACCAGGATCGCCTACTGTTACTGTTGGCAATTCGCCAGCTGCTTGAGAAGTTGCAAGCTCGTCAACTCCGTCTGAAATAACTCCGATTTTTACTCCCGTTCCGTCAACGCCAAACATGCTTCTTGCATCATCTGCCATCATAGCGGCATCACCTTCTGTCTGAACAGCACCTACTCTTGAGTGAGCGTATTCAGGAGGGCTTACACTATCTACAAATGCCATTTCATCCATATCATTAATAGTGCTTGAAGGTATCCATCCCTGAACTATTTTTAATTCTTCGTTTACTCTTTCAACCTCTAACCCGAGATCAATAAGTTTTTGGAGATTGCCATCTCCTACTTCGTTGCAATGCACATAAACCTGTATCATTCCTGCGTCATCAACCTTTACAACTTCGTTTGAGAATGTGCTCATAGCTCTTTGCTCTGAGCTTCTGGTTGAAGCCATATCAGAAATTTTGTTAATACTGTTTTGAAGTATCGGGCTAACTTTAGTCTCAGCAACTGTGTCTAATGCCACAATTGGCGAAACAATTGTTAACGCGAATACAATAATTGATAAGAAAAGTTTTCTCATGATACACCCCTCTAAGAGTATTATATTCTAATACTATAACCTAAAAATTATTATACCCTACTATAAAATGTTATGTCTAGACTGTATAATACATATTTAAATGAATTAAATAGTTAACAGAATCAGAATCATCCTTCAATTATTTTCTTAATAAATACTAATGAGTCAAAAGAAAACGACCAGACTGTATGCGATCCTAGCAAGAAATGCAGCCAATGGAGTCATCTTTAGAAGAGGACCGACAGCGCAAGTATTATTAATAAAATGGAACTTAAATAGCGATACTTTCGAACTAGGACAATGGTTTAAAGGCCGCATATATGAGAGACGCTGCGACTTGTCTCCAAGCGGCACTAAATTGGTTTACTTTGCGGGGAATTTCAAGACATCACTCGGCTCATGGACTGCAGTAAGCAAACCTCCTTATTTAACTGCGCTAATGTTATGGCCCAAAGGCGATGCTTGGGGCGGCGGGGGATTGTTTGAAAATGAATATACGCTTCATCTTAACCACCGGGACTATGAATATAATAAGGGAGTTAATGAGATGGAGCTTATGGAAGGATATAAATTGCCTAAAAATTTTAAGATTAAGCCTTTTGGAGAAAGATCCGGGTGGGGAGAGGACGATCCTATTTGGCGTATGAGGCTTGAGCGAGATGGTTGGACATTAATTGAGGGAAAAGAGGCTAAAAGAGACTACAAAGCAAAAATATGGATAACTTATGATCCGCCAATCATTTACAGAAAACCCTTGTCTAAAAACAAGAGTAATCAATATTTTTTAGAAATGAAAATTATGGGCATTAAGGAAAGAAAGGGTCCCTGGTATGTAATAGAATATGATCTAATTAACACCAAGACCTTAATTAGACAGGGCTTTGGACGCTTAGACTGGGCCGACTGGGATATCCGAAGTGGTGATTTTCTTTTTGCATCTCAAGGAAAGCTTTTCCGTATTAAGCATGAGTCTAATCAAGAAACCCAATATAACCCAAATAGCGCAATTGAACTTGCTGATTTCTCAGATCTTAGCTTTGAGGCAATAGATTCACCTAATTGGGCCAAAGTTTGGAAATAATACAATTGACCTATAGACATGGCGGAGGGAGTGGGATTCGAACCCACGATAGCTTTGCAGCTATACTGGTTTTCGAGACCAGCGCCTTCGTCCGCTCGGCCATCCCTCCCAGTAAGTAATCCACATAAACTACCAAACCATATATCTTAAGGCAATAAATCACTTCTCAGCTAATCTGGGAAACTCTACTAAATAATGTAGACTAGTTTTGTGCACAAAGATTTTTTCTCCAAAGGCGTTAAATCTTCTATACAAAAGGCAATAAAGGACGCATCTGGAAATGAGGTTTTTTTTGTCGGCTCATTTTCAGACGATAAGGTTATAGAAGAGGTGGCCGTAGTTGCCAGGGGAAATGATTACTCAGTTCCCGCAGTAATTGAGTCCGCCAGCCCCGGAGAAGTAGTAATACACAACCACCCCTCAGGCAATTTGACTCCTTCAAACCAGGATATCCAGATTGCCTCTGTCTTCGGCAGTCATGGGGTCGGCTTTCTAATAGTCAACAATGATGCTTCTCAAGTATATGTAGTGGTAGAGCCATTTTTCCAAAAAGAAATCAAACCGCTTGATATCGAAGAGACCAAACATGCGCTTATGTCCGAGGGACAAGTGGCTAAAATTATGGGGGATAAATTTGAGCTTAGAGAAGAGCAGATTCATATGCTTGAGTCGGTGACATCCTCTTTTAATGATAACTGTATTGATATTGTTGAGGCGGGCACTGGCACGGGGAAGACGCTTTCATATTTGATCCCGGCAATAAACTGGGCTATTCAGAACGAAGAGCGCATCGTTATATCAACCAATACTATTAACCTTCAGGAGCAGCTCATAGAGAAGGACATACCAATGTTATATGAGGCTTTTGACGAGGACTTTAGCTATTCCCTTGTAAAGGGCATGAGAAACTATCTTTGCCTTCTTAGAACAGAGACTATGCAGGAAGGACTGTTTGAGATGGCTGATGAAGATGAGGTCGGCACAATTGATGACATATTAAACTGGGCCAAGGTCACTGAGGACGGCTCACTTTCTGATTTACCTTTCACTCCCCCAGATAGTGTTTGGGAAAAAGTCTCTGCCGAGAGCGATAGCTGCCTAAGGGCCAGGTGTCCCTATTATTCCAGATGCTTTTTTTATAAATCCAGACGTGAAATAGCATCCTCACAGCTTCTGGTTGTTAACCATCATCTGCTTTTCTCTGATTTAGCAATAAAGAGCGCCTCTGAAAGTAGCGATGCAGGCATACTGCCGCCTTTTAAAAGAGTTATTTTTGATGAGGCGCACCATCTAAATGATGCAGCCACCTCGCATTTTGGCATGAGGGCTACTAAATTTGGCCTATTGCGAGTGCTCAGAAGATTAAAGAGAAAAGGCAAGGGCGGCCAAGGCAAGGGGCTAATCTACTACACTGCCTCTCTTGCAACCAAGCTTGTCAGAATACATAAAAAGGGAGTTGTGAATGATCTTCTGAAAAAGGTAGAGGAGCTGCTATCAACCAAAGTAGACACAGTTGAACAATATATCGGGGATTCTTTTGACGCTTTATATTACTTTTGTCTTCCTATCACTCAAGAAAAAGAGGGCGGTAAGGAGGAGATTAATCTTAGAATTACAGAGGATATTCTTTCCGAAGAAGGCTGGCAGAATGTGGATAAGAAATTTTCTCTGCTTAGAATAAGGCTAAAGGAGCTTCATGAGGAGATTAAGGCCATCACCGATATTCTCATAGACTATGAGGTTGAGACAGATATTGCAAAGCTAATAGTTGAGTATAAGGGCGTCTCCAATAAACTCGACTACTACTCAGATGTAATAAGTACTTTTCTAAGCACCGAGGATGACGGATTTGTAAGGTGGGTAGAGGGTAGAATGGGAAAAAGCGGTATACTCTCGGGCATAGGGCTATCGCCCCTTGAGATATCTCCCACCCTTAAAGAAAGACTCTACTCCAAATGCAACACAGTTGTTATGACATCTGCTACTATGGCAGTTAATCAAAACTTTGATTTTCTAAAAACAGGTCTTGGGCTTATAGATGAGCAGCGTGTGACTCAGCAAATCCTACCATCACCTTTTGATTACGAAGAGCAGCTTCTTTTAACTATTCCTGACGATATCCCCGAGCCCGGAAATGTTGGTTACGCTGAGGCAATATCAGGACTAATAAGAGACGCTGTGTTTGCCTCAAAAGGAAATGCTCTAATACTCTTTACTTCCTACACACTTTTGGAAACTGTCTATAGGAACATACATGGAGAGCTTGAGGATGAGGGGATTCTTGCACTTAAGCAAGGCGCTTTTCCTAGATCTAGACTACTGGATAAATTTAAGATTGAAGATAACTCTGTTCTTTTTGCTACCGATAGTTTTTGGGAAGGGGTCGATGTGCCGGGTGATGCCCTTAAGCTTGTAATTATTACGAGGCTTCCATTTAGGGTTCCTACTGAGCCTATTATCGAAGCTAGGGTTGAGTATATGGAAAATCAGGGGATTAACTCATTTACCGACTATAGCGTTCCGGTTGCAGTGCTCAAGTTTAAACAAGGTTTCGGCAGACTGATTAGAACAAAGACGGATAAGGGAGCCGTTTTAGTTTTAGACAAAAGGCTGATTAGTAAATTTTACGGTAAGTTCTTTTTGAACTCACTTCCAAAGTGCACTAGGTTTATTGACAGCTCAGATAACATTACATCAGTCTTAAAGTCTTTCCTGGGATAATGGGTTAGCTGAGTTCTATTATTGAAGTGCTGCCCTCTGGCACGTCAACTGAGCCTGAGCAGTGTACAATTCCTGGAGCTATAAGAACAACTGCAAGACTTGTAAATAGTAATGAAACCCTTAGAGCTTTTGATAACCTTTTTGTAATTTTCAATTAACCATCCTCCCGATTAGTAATCTAATCTTAATAAACTACTTGCTGTCAGATTGAGTTTTGATTGTTTGGGTGTCTTGTGAAGAATTACCTATAGATCCTTGACATTGACAGCCGTAAACAAACGCAAGCGATACTAATAATGTTAACGTAAGTAATACGGATTTATTTTTCCTAAGAATCTCAATGATTTTCATAATGTTCCTCTATTCGCGTAGTAAAACCTAAGCATATCATAGTAAATATTTAAGGGCAACAAGATTAACCCAAGCCCTATATATAGACTAAGAGTTTAGCTTC
Above is a genomic segment from Thermodesulfobacteriota bacterium containing:
- a CDS encoding helicase C-terminal domain-containing protein; the encoded protein is MHKDFFSKGVKSSIQKAIKDASGNEVFFVGSFSDDKVIEEVAVVARGNDYSVPAVIESASPGEVVIHNHPSGNLTPSNQDIQIASVFGSHGVGFLIVNNDASQVYVVVEPFFQKEIKPLDIEETKHALMSEGQVAKIMGDKFELREEQIHMLESVTSSFNDNCIDIVEAGTGTGKTLSYLIPAINWAIQNEERIVISTNTINLQEQLIEKDIPMLYEAFDEDFSYSLVKGMRNYLCLLRTETMQEGLFEMADEDEVGTIDDILNWAKVTEDGSLSDLPFTPPDSVWEKVSAESDSCLRARCPYYSRCFFYKSRREIASSQLLVVNHHLLFSDLAIKSASESSDAGILPPFKRVIFDEAHHLNDAATSHFGMRATKFGLLRVLRRLKRKGKGGQGKGLIYYTASLATKLVRIHKKGVVNDLLKKVEELLSTKVDTVEQYIGDSFDALYYFCLPITQEKEGGKEEINLRITEDILSEEGWQNVDKKFSLLRIRLKELHEEIKAITDILIDYEVETDIAKLIVEYKGVSNKLDYYSDVISTFLSTEDDGFVRWVEGRMGKSGILSGIGLSPLEISPTLKERLYSKCNTVVMTSATMAVNQNFDFLKTGLGLIDEQRVTQQILPSPFDYEEQLLLTIPDDIPEPGNVGYAEAISGLIRDAVFASKGNALILFTSYTLLETVYRNIHGELEDEGILALKQGAFPRSRLLDKFKIEDNSVLFATDSFWEGVDVPGDALKLVIITRLPFRVPTEPIIEARVEYMENQGINSFTDYSVPVAVLKFKQGFGRLIRTKTDKGAVLVLDKRLISKFYGKFFLNSLPKCTRFIDSSDNITSVLKSFLG
- a CDS encoding S8 family serine peptidase translates to MRKLFLSIIVFALTIVSPIVALDTVAETKVSPILQNSINKISDMASTRSSEQRAMSTFSNEVVKVDDAGMIQVYVHCNEVGDGNLQKLIDLGLEVERVNEELKIVQGWIPSSTINDMDEMAFVDSVSPPEYAHSRVGAVQTEGDAAMMADDARSMFGVDGTGVKIGVISDGVDELATSQAAGELPTVTVGDPGEGNEGTAMLEIVTDVAPGAELYFHTGFTTTLDFLAAIDFFIDNGVDIIVDDLGYLTQPYFQHGSLAQKYEDANDLGIITASAVGNNRLEHYEAPFLDDGGFIESQTLHNFGVVAGGGNDVGMTMTIPAGGRLVAFLQWSEPFGSATSEYRLEVRDSLDFEILALGFEFNPGDPLNIVIFDNPSLINPRQVDLEVALLSGTPQTIEINFNGNEIVNEFNVPMGSIFGHPATVHLGSAAFEWNTPNTIEPFSAEGPVALINPIDAVLSSEGGSTSVAPSIFLNKPDIAGPDGVSTSTDGFETFFGTSAAAPHVAAVAALVEEARRDAVMVAAASNPELVSNNAETVVNAILNTAVDIGAAGFDFRAGNGRIDALAAVQSVVMAPPTGTPTPTATPTPTPTAGPTATPTPTAGPTATPAPTPTGGPPQTDPPTNNPGGGNGSSSTCSIAGNTVQLGTAVANLLIPLVPVAFAFALRARRRNK